From one Allorhizobium ampelinum S4 genomic stretch:
- a CDS encoding DUF1839 family protein, with product MTTVLPLDPARYTPHLLHSAERMWPETNCYVDLWIEVLCVLGLPPEAMLGFTLTQDFEGDQFTFFKVPLEDLEALYGIRVTELAIFDRAEAHVAQQISRGRLCLVEMDSYFMPDTAGVGYRQHHGKTTVGVNRLDLAGRSMDYFHNGGFFRLEAEDFDGIWQLAAPETAPFLPYTEFAKFPETRPDETHLRAVAKRLFAFHFARRPQGNPFAGFAEVFPAQVEAIAERPFGYFHTYAFNTLRQFGANFELLASHLKWLAADDRYTNEIAEALRISELAKTVQFQLARAVTRKKFDPLKAALDPAIDAWDRLMTGLADKMA from the coding sequence ATGACCACGGTCCTGCCGCTCGATCCGGCCCGCTATACTCCCCATCTGCTGCACTCAGCCGAGCGTATGTGGCCGGAAACCAATTGCTATGTCGATCTGTGGATCGAGGTCCTGTGCGTGCTGGGCCTGCCACCGGAGGCCATGCTGGGCTTTACCCTGACCCAGGATTTCGAGGGCGACCAATTCACCTTCTTCAAGGTGCCACTGGAAGATCTCGAAGCGCTCTACGGCATTCGTGTCACGGAACTGGCGATTTTCGACCGGGCTGAGGCGCATGTGGCCCAGCAGATCAGCCGTGGCCGGTTGTGCCTTGTCGAAATGGACAGCTACTTCATGCCAGATACGGCAGGTGTCGGCTATCGCCAGCACCATGGCAAGACCACGGTCGGCGTCAACCGGCTGGATCTGGCGGGCCGATCAATGGATTATTTCCACAACGGCGGATTTTTCCGGCTGGAGGCCGAGGATTTCGACGGAATTTGGCAATTAGCAGCACCAGAGACCGCACCATTCCTTCCCTATACCGAATTTGCCAAATTCCCCGAAACCCGGCCAGATGAGACGCATCTGCGCGCCGTCGCCAAGCGGCTTTTCGCCTTTCACTTTGCCCGCCGCCCGCAAGGCAATCCCTTTGCAGGATTTGCAGAGGTGTTTCCGGCCCAGGTGGAAGCCATCGCGGAGCGGCCCTTCGGTTATTTTCATACCTATGCCTTCAACACGCTGCGGCAATTCGGGGCGAATTTCGAGCTTTTGGCCAGCCACCTGAAATGGCTCGCCGCAGACGATCGCTATACGAACGAAATTGCCGAAGCATTGCGGATTTCGGAACTGGCAAAAACGGTTCAGTTCCAACTGGCCCGTGCCGTCACCCGCAAGAAATTCGATCCGCTGAAAGCAGCACTTGACCCCGCCATTGACGCATGGGACAGGCTGATGACGGGGCTTGCCGACAAGATGGCATAA
- a CDS encoding amino acid--[acyl-carrier-protein] ligase produces the protein MDSQTNFLDRLFEAGLLIDTGVDGLYGRSGQFEDVIAAFERLIDRFGGADGAEALRFPPGMNRAYFETSGYMKSFPQLAGTVHSFCGNELDHVSLLKCMDADDDWTKDQKATDIVLTPAACYPLYPTIAKRGPIAASGALFDLQSYCFRHEPSTDPARQQLFRMREYVCMGSESHVTDFRQTWMDRGLKMMEEVALPVEIDIANDPFFGRAGKMLANNQRDQNLKFELLIPITSVAKPTACMSFNYHQDAFGSKWGLNLEDGSVAHTACVGFGLERIALALFHHHGLDVKAWPQSVRTALWG, from the coding sequence ATGGATAGTCAAACCAATTTTCTCGACCGGCTGTTCGAGGCCGGCCTGCTGATCGATACTGGCGTGGACGGGCTTTATGGCCGCAGCGGCCAGTTTGAAGATGTTATCGCCGCTTTCGAGCGGTTGATCGACCGGTTTGGTGGAGCGGATGGCGCCGAAGCTCTGCGCTTTCCGCCAGGCATGAACCGAGCCTATTTCGAGACCAGCGGCTATATGAAGAGCTTTCCGCAACTGGCCGGCACCGTGCACAGCTTCTGCGGCAACGAACTCGATCATGTCAGCCTGCTGAAATGCATGGATGCCGACGATGACTGGACGAAGGACCAGAAAGCGACAGATATCGTGTTGACGCCCGCCGCTTGCTATCCGCTCTATCCGACCATTGCCAAGCGTGGCCCGATTGCCGCCTCCGGCGCACTATTTGACTTGCAATCCTACTGTTTCCGCCATGAACCCTCAACCGATCCGGCCCGCCAGCAGCTGTTTCGCATGCGCGAATATGTCTGCATGGGCTCAGAGAGCCATGTCACCGATTTTCGCCAGACCTGGATGGATCGCGGCCTGAAGATGATGGAAGAGGTGGCATTGCCTGTCGAAATCGACATTGCCAACGATCCGTTCTTTGGACGCGCGGGCAAGATGCTCGCCAATAACCAGCGCGACCAGAACCTGAAATTCGAATTGCTGATCCCGATCACCTCAGTCGCCAAGCCCACCGCCTGCATGAGCTTCAACTATCATCAGGATGCTTTCGGCAGCAAATGGGGCTTGAACCTGGAAGACGGTTCGGTTGCCCATACCGCTTGCGTTGGCTTCGGTCTGGAGCGGATCGCGCTGGCGCTGTTCCATCACCACGGGCTGGACGTCAAGGCCTGGCCGCAATCGGTGCGCACCGCACTCTGGGGCTGA
- a CDS encoding acyl-CoA dehydrogenase family protein → MTVPATHALEISLPQGDLAARAARVAAIAAHYAEDVDRQGRFPRETVDALKAERLLGIQIPAELGGENAGFAAIAEICTTLGQACASSAMIFAMHHIKCSSLVEHAQDNSWQRSFMARVADAQLLLGSATTEGGIGGNMRNSICAIEIDGDTCRLEKDATVISYGAEADAILITSRAHKDAAPSDQVMTVFLKGQYSLDKTVDWDTLGMRGTRSDGFLFKGEAPAVQILPKPFADIAAQSMLAASHILWSGVWYGIAVDAVARAQSFVRAAARKSQGQMPPGALHLAQAANLLQLVRSNVVAALKAYEEAKYDGDKLSSFGFSVTMNNVKIASSETIIDIINQAMLICGIMGYKNGTPYSLGRHLRDAHSARLMISNDRILGNTSNMLLVHKLDTRLLG, encoded by the coding sequence ATGACCGTTCCGGCCACTCACGCCCTTGAAATATCGCTTCCCCAAGGTGATCTTGCTGCCCGCGCGGCGCGCGTTGCCGCCATTGCGGCACACTATGCCGAGGATGTCGATCGCCAGGGCCGGTTTCCGCGCGAGACCGTGGATGCATTGAAGGCGGAGCGCCTGCTCGGCATCCAGATCCCCGCGGAGCTTGGCGGTGAAAATGCCGGATTTGCCGCAATTGCGGAGATCTGCACCACGCTTGGCCAGGCCTGCGCCTCCAGCGCGATGATTTTCGCCATGCATCACATCAAATGTTCCAGCCTCGTGGAACATGCCCAGGACAATTCCTGGCAGCGCAGCTTCATGGCACGGGTCGCTGATGCACAATTGCTGCTCGGCTCCGCCACGACTGAAGGCGGCATTGGCGGCAATATGCGCAATTCCATCTGCGCCATCGAGATCGACGGCGACACCTGCCGACTGGAAAAAGACGCCACGGTGATTTCCTATGGAGCAGAGGCCGATGCGATCCTGATCACCTCGCGCGCCCATAAGGATGCTGCCCCGTCCGACCAGGTGATGACAGTATTTCTCAAGGGCCAATATAGCCTGGACAAGACCGTGGACTGGGACACGCTCGGCATGCGCGGCACCCGGTCCGATGGCTTCCTGTTCAAGGGCGAAGCGCCGGCCGTCCAGATCCTGCCGAAGCCTTTCGCCGACATTGCCGCCCAGTCGATGCTGGCCGCCTCCCATATTCTGTGGAGCGGCGTCTGGTACGGCATCGCTGTCGATGCCGTGGCGAGAGCGCAGAGTTTCGTGCGTGCCGCCGCCCGCAAGAGCCAGGGTCAGATGCCGCCTGGTGCCTTGCATCTGGCGCAAGCCGCCAATCTGTTGCAGTTGGTCCGCTCCAATGTCGTTGCCGCGCTGAAAGCCTATGAAGAGGCAAAATACGATGGCGACAAGCTGTCTTCCTTCGGCTTTTCGGTGACGATGAACAATGTCAAGATTGCCTCGTCCGAGACGATCATCGACATCATCAACCAGGCCATGCTGATCTGCGGCATCATGGGCTACAAGAATGGCACGCCCTACAGCCTTGGCCGCCACCTGCGTGATGCGCATTCGGCCCGGCTGATGATTTCCAATGACCGTATTCTTGGCAACACATCCAATATGTTGCTGGTTCATAAACTCGACACACGTCTGCTGGGGTAA
- a CDS encoding acyl carrier protein codes for MNETIRTILGKVGGLQVAVTEIAADADLYALGLSSFASVQLMLGIEEAFDIEFPDHLLNRKSFASIEAIERTVRQILEDRKVA; via the coding sequence ATGAACGAGACCATTCGGACTATTCTGGGCAAAGTCGGTGGCTTACAGGTTGCCGTTACAGAGATCGCGGCAGATGCCGATCTTTACGCACTGGGACTGTCTTCCTTTGCTTCCGTGCAGCTGATGCTCGGTATCGAGGAAGCCTTCGACATCGAATTTCCCGACCACTTGCTCAATCGCAAATCCTTTGCCAGCATCGAGGCCATCGAACGCACGGTGCGCCAGATCCTGGAGGATCGGAAGGTCGCCTGA
- a CDS encoding lysine-2,3-aminomutase-like protein: MTASVKTVKTVRELVETGLVAAETGPELDAVAARYAIAITPAMLALIDPNDPTDPIAAQFVPQAGELVHQPVERADPIGDHAHSPVEGIVHRYPDRVLLKVVHSCPVYCRFCFRREMVGPDGDGLLSGPALDAAITYIRDHKDIWEVIFTGGDPLVLSPRRLRSILQQLGTIDHVRIIRFHSRVPVADPARIDKDLIDALQASGKTTYIAIHANHPRELTPQARAASAKLLQAGFALLSQTVLLKGVNDDAGVLADLMRSFVDMRIRPYYLHHPDLAPGTGHFRLSIAEGQAIVSALHGHLSGLCQPTYVLDIPGGHGKAPIDASQISKEGDHYLVTDFHGHHHIYRDR; this comes from the coding sequence GTGACCGCGTCCGTCAAAACAGTGAAAACTGTCAGGGAACTGGTCGAGACCGGACTTGTTGCTGCCGAAACGGGTCCGGAATTGGACGCGGTGGCTGCCCGCTACGCCATTGCCATTACTCCGGCCATGCTGGCGCTGATCGACCCAAACGACCCCACAGACCCGATTGCCGCGCAATTCGTGCCGCAGGCTGGCGAATTGGTGCATCAACCCGTGGAGCGGGCCGATCCGATCGGTGACCATGCCCATAGCCCGGTGGAGGGCATTGTGCATCGCTATCCCGACCGGGTTCTGTTGAAGGTGGTGCATAGCTGCCCGGTCTATTGCCGTTTCTGCTTTCGCCGTGAAATGGTCGGGCCGGACGGTGATGGTCTGCTCTCTGGCCCGGCGCTGGACGCGGCCATAACCTATATCCGTGACCACAAGGATATTTGGGAAGTGATCTTTACCGGCGGCGATCCGCTGGTTCTGTCGCCACGCCGGCTGCGGTCGATCTTGCAGCAATTGGGCACCATCGATCATGTCCGGATCATCCGGTTTCACAGCCGTGTTCCTGTCGCCGATCCGGCCCGTATCGACAAGGATCTGATCGACGCCTTGCAGGCAAGCGGCAAGACCACCTATATCGCCATTCACGCCAACCATCCGCGCGAGCTGACGCCACAAGCCAGGGCGGCGAGCGCAAAGCTTCTGCAAGCCGGTTTTGCGCTTTTAAGTCAAACGGTGCTGCTGAAGGGTGTCAATGACGATGCTGGCGTGCTGGCAGACCTGATGCGCAGTTTTGTCGACATGCGTATCCGGCCTTATTACCTGCATCACCCGGATCTGGCGCCCGGCACCGGCCATTTTCGTCTCAGCATAGCAGAAGGCCAAGCCATCGTCTCAGCCCTGCACGGGCATCTGTCCGGTCTCTGTCAGCCAACTTACGTGCTGGATATTCCCGGCGGCCACGGCAAGGCGCCGATCGATGCGAGCCAGATCAGCAAGGAAGGCGATCATTATCTGGTCACGGACTTCCATGGACATCACCACATTTATCGTGATCGGTAG
- the epmA gene encoding EF-P lysine aminoacylase EpmA: MTGMSEKRPSASPWWTPRVHADRRPFLLGRNAIQAALRLYFSRNDFLEVDAATLQVSPGNEAHLHAFATSAIGNDGQSHPLYLHTSPEFACKKLLAAGESRIACFAHVYRNRERGPLHHPEFTMLEWYRAGETYERLMADCAAILALAAETTGTRQFTFRGGVCDPFAPFERLSVADAFERHAGIDLLGSVFAGGETDRDHLAAQLRQVGMRVAGDDGWADLFSRVIVEKVEPHLGFDRPTILDRYPVAEAALARPATDDSRVAERFELYACGVELANAFGELTDPQEQRRRFMLEMAEKQRVYGETYPLDEDFLEALAIMPEASGIALGFDRLVLLATGAQRIDQVLWTPVAEPQP; this comes from the coding sequence ATGACTGGAATGAGCGAAAAGCGCCCCTCCGCCTCCCCTTGGTGGACACCGCGGGTCCATGCCGACCGCCGCCCCTTCCTGCTTGGCCGCAATGCCATCCAGGCCGCCCTGCGGCTCTATTTCAGCCGTAACGACTTCCTGGAGGTCGACGCGGCAACCTTGCAAGTGTCGCCCGGCAATGAGGCGCATCTGCACGCCTTCGCAACAAGCGCTATTGGCAATGATGGCCAATCGCATCCTCTTTACCTGCATACATCACCGGAATTTGCCTGCAAGAAACTGCTGGCCGCCGGCGAATCTCGCATTGCCTGCTTTGCCCATGTCTACCGCAACCGGGAGCGCGGCCCCCTGCACCACCCGGAATTTACCATGCTGGAATGGTATCGCGCCGGGGAAACCTATGAGCGACTGATGGCCGATTGCGCCGCCATCCTGGCCCTTGCCGCCGAAACCACCGGAACTCGGCAATTTACCTTCCGCGGCGGCGTTTGCGATCCCTTTGCACCGTTTGAGCGGCTTAGCGTTGCGGACGCTTTCGAGCGCCATGCGGGCATCGATCTTCTGGGCAGCGTGTTTGCCGGTGGCGAAACCGACCGCGACCATCTGGCCGCACAGCTACGGCAGGTGGGCATGCGCGTCGCCGGAGATGATGGCTGGGCCGATCTATTCAGCCGGGTGATCGTTGAAAAAGTCGAACCGCATCTGGGCTTTGACCGACCCACCATTCTCGATCGCTATCCCGTGGCGGAAGCCGCCCTTGCCCGGCCTGCGACCGACGATTCGCGCGTCGCCGAACGGTTTGAACTTTATGCCTGCGGTGTCGAGCTGGCCAATGCCTTTGGCGAACTGACCGATCCGCAGGAGCAACGCCGTCGCTTCATGCTGGAAATGGCGGAAAAGCAGCGGGTCTATGGCGAGACCTATCCGCTGGACGAGGATTTTCTGGAGGCGCTGGCCATCATGCCCGAAGCCTCTGGCATTGCGCTCGGTTTCGACCGGCTGGTGCTGCTGGCGACCGGTGCACAGCGAATCGATCAAGTGTTGTGGACGCCGGTGGCGGAGCCACAGCCGTGA
- the efp gene encoding elongation factor P: MVKVIASSVRKGNVLEVDGKLYVVLTAQNFHPGKGTPVTQIDMRRIVDGVKVSERWRTTEQVERAFVEDVNHQFLYEDGEGFHFMNPENYDQIVVDVETMGDQKAYLQEGMTCVISMYEGVALALDLPRHVTLEIMETEPVVKGQTASSSYKPAMLSNGIRTLVPPHINAGTRVVIATEDNSYVERAKD, translated from the coding sequence ATGGTCAAGGTCATCGCCTCTTCGGTCCGCAAGGGCAATGTTCTCGAAGTCGACGGCAAGCTCTATGTCGTGCTTACCGCGCAAAACTTCCATCCCGGCAAAGGCACGCCGGTGACCCAGATCGACATGCGCCGCATCGTTGACGGTGTGAAAGTGTCGGAACGCTGGCGCACGACCGAGCAGGTGGAGCGCGCTTTCGTTGAAGACGTCAACCACCAGTTCCTCTACGAGGATGGTGAAGGCTTCCACTTCATGAACCCGGAAAACTACGACCAGATCGTCGTAGATGTCGAGACCATGGGTGACCAGAAGGCCTATCTCCAGGAAGGCATGACCTGCGTTATCTCGATGTATGAAGGTGTTGCGCTGGCGCTTGACCTGCCACGCCACGTGACCCTGGAAATCATGGAGACCGAACCGGTCGTCAAAGGCCAGACGGCGTCTTCGTCCTATAAGCCTGCGATGCTTTCCAACGGCATCCGCACCCTCGTACCGCCGCATATCAATGCCGGAACCCGCGTGGTGATTGCCACTGAAGACAATTCCTATGTTGAGCGTGCCAAGGACTGA
- a CDS encoding efflux transporter outer membrane subunit, giving the protein MVSVRLAAPFAMLLLSGCVMGPEHSPPQTALPAKFTEGGTKSAQDTTTVQWWTAFNDARLNTLINQGVNQNLDVLQALERIEQARATVVTSSAGGLPSLTGTASESGSQTNGGYNSQPRAWESKGELSASWLLDLWGQYRRAKQSATASLDAAYASVDTSRLTYLSDLATAYIDARYYQARIAIANEAVKSRRETLALTKLQLEAGAASRLDVVQSEGLVNSQLADIPGFEANFYSNAYHISTLLGLPASTLINDLKKHAPQPVARRVVLSGIPADLIRNRPDIRKAERDLAAAVYDIGNAQAQLLPSITLSGSISPSYVHSNTHGTANTWSFGPSLNLPIFDGGTLRANVKNAQSVAREKYLAWKQTVLNGVEDVESALAAYNRDARAVAANRAYVKSYKEALELSTASYKDGASSLLDVLDAQRELTTAQASLAESIQQMANDYVTLNVAIGGGYNFNGKAQAIEANVKPADIPPALAKAK; this is encoded by the coding sequence ATGGTCTCCGTACGCTTAGCTGCGCCCTTTGCAATGCTGCTTCTGTCAGGTTGCGTGATGGGGCCCGAGCACAGCCCGCCACAAACCGCACTTCCTGCCAAGTTTACTGAGGGCGGCACGAAGTCTGCGCAAGACACGACCACAGTTCAGTGGTGGACGGCGTTCAACGATGCGCGCCTCAACACGCTGATCAACCAGGGCGTCAACCAGAATCTCGATGTTCTGCAGGCACTGGAGCGGATCGAGCAGGCGCGCGCGACCGTCGTCACCTCATCTGCCGGCGGCCTGCCTAGCCTGACAGGTACGGCAAGCGAAAGCGGCAGCCAGACCAATGGCGGCTATAATTCTCAGCCTCGGGCCTGGGAATCCAAAGGCGAGCTTTCCGCGTCCTGGCTTCTCGATCTCTGGGGTCAATATCGCCGCGCCAAGCAGAGCGCTACTGCATCGCTTGATGCCGCCTATGCCAGCGTCGATACCTCTCGCCTGACCTATCTTTCCGATCTGGCAACAGCCTATATCGATGCCCGCTACTATCAGGCTCGAATCGCAATCGCCAACGAAGCCGTCAAATCTCGCCGCGAAACCCTTGCGCTGACCAAGCTGCAGCTTGAGGCCGGTGCAGCTTCGCGCCTTGATGTCGTGCAGTCCGAAGGTCTGGTCAACTCGCAGCTGGCGGATATTCCCGGTTTCGAAGCCAATTTCTATAGCAATGCCTATCACATCTCGACGCTTCTTGGCCTTCCGGCCTCGACGCTCATCAACGATCTGAAGAAGCATGCTCCTCAGCCGGTTGCCCGTCGTGTGGTTCTGTCGGGAATTCCGGCTGATCTGATCCGCAACCGTCCTGACATTCGCAAGGCCGAACGCGATCTGGCCGCCGCCGTTTACGACATCGGCAATGCACAGGCGCAGTTGCTGCCTTCGATCACGCTCAGCGGCTCGATTTCGCCGTCCTATGTTCATTCGAACACTCATGGCACAGCCAATACCTGGTCATTCGGCCCGTCGCTCAACCTGCCGATTTTCGATGGTGGTACGCTGCGTGCCAATGTTAAGAACGCCCAGTCGGTCGCTCGTGAAAAATACCTAGCCTGGAAGCAGACTGTGCTGAACGGCGTCGAAGACGTTGAAAGCGCGCTTGCTGCCTATAACCGCGATGCTCGCGCCGTTGCAGCCAATCGCGCCTATGTAAAGTCCTATAAGGAAGCGCTCGAACTTTCGACCGCATCCTATAAGGACGGCGCGTCGTCCCTGCTCGATGTCCTGGATGCGCAGCGTGAGTTGACCACCGCTCAGGCCAGCCTTGCCGAGTCGATCCAGCAAATGGCCAATGACTATGTGACACTGAATGTGGCCATTGGCGGTGGTTATAATTTCAATGGCAAGGCCCAGGCTATTGAAGCCAATGTCAAGCCTGCGGATATCCCGCCAGCGCTTGCCAAAGCCAAGTAA
- a CDS encoding efflux RND transporter permease subunit yields MSKFFIRRPIFAWVIAIVIMLGGGLAITSLSISQYPEIAPPSVKISATYTGASADTVKKTVTQIIEDGMTGLDGLTYMTSSSTSGSSSITLTFDNSIDPDMAQVQVQNKLQLVESQLPSVVQNLGIEVTKSTSSILLVGALVSTDGKRTSADLGDIFSAQIEDQVKRLEGVGNINAFGSAFAMRIWLDPFKLRKFQLTPADVTSAIEAQNTQISVGSVGGLPAVEGQQINVTMTAQSQLTTVSDFERIILKVDTSGANVRLSDVARVEIGQESYTSTSRSNRQAASGFAVNLATGANALDTASRVKAKLAQIAPALPQNVSIIYPYDTTPFVSLSIEKVVHTLIEAIVLVFFVLLIFLQNLRATFIPMIAVPVVLLGTFGILALTGYSINTLTMFAMVLAIGLLVDDAIVVVENVERIMTEEGLPPLEATQKSMGEITGAIVGIALVLTAVFVPMAFFGGSTGIIYRQFSVTIISAMLLSAVVALVLTPALCATILKPIDKSHRKTTGPAAWFNRNFDRTTNGYVWSIGHLLRRPLRLLLIFAVLVGGCAWLFLRLPSSFLPQEDQGVLMTIVQLPNGSTSAQTGEVMKKVEDYLLDKESSVVDSVFAVNGFSFNGSGQNYGLVFAKLKDFDLRKKPDMAASAIVQRAMGYFMTIREAQVFPILPPAIQGMGNSSGFSLYLVDNGNHGSEALSIAAKQLLAQANSSGVITAMRPNDRDEESQVKLILDQEKLSAMGVTISDANSMLTTIFAGTNVNDFTLNNKIKKVYVQADAPYRMQAEDIKYWDARNSSNEMVPFSSFTDAKWVNGLPSISAFNAVTAFSLDGSAAPGVSSGDAMNEVERLVSKMEGGYTVAWQGISYQERLSGSQAPLLYALSVLIVFLCLSALYESWSIPFSVIMAVPIGVLGAVAAATLMGQDNDVYFKVGLLTTIGLAAKNAILIVEFAKERQEHGLSLMDATLEAARLRLRPIIMTSLAFILGVVPLAIATGAGSAAQNAIGIGVLGGMLSATLLGIFFVPSFFVIVRRASNRAKAKEELLQAEQKR; encoded by the coding sequence ATGTCAAAATTCTTCATACGGCGACCGATTTTCGCCTGGGTGATCGCGATCGTGATCATGCTTGGCGGCGGGTTGGCTATCACCAGCCTGTCGATTTCGCAATACCCGGAAATCGCACCACCATCCGTAAAAATCAGCGCCACTTATACAGGTGCCAGCGCCGATACCGTCAAGAAGACCGTTACTCAGATCATTGAAGACGGAATGACGGGGCTGGATGGCCTGACATATATGACCTCTTCTTCGACGTCTGGATCGTCATCCATCACGTTGACCTTCGACAACAGCATCGATCCGGACATGGCTCAGGTCCAAGTCCAGAACAAGCTGCAACTGGTGGAATCGCAATTACCGTCCGTGGTGCAGAATCTCGGCATCGAAGTGACGAAATCGACTTCCAGTATTCTGTTGGTCGGTGCCCTTGTGTCCACGGATGGCAAGCGCACATCGGCGGACCTCGGCGATATTTTTTCCGCCCAGATTGAAGACCAGGTGAAACGCCTTGAAGGTGTCGGCAATATCAATGCCTTCGGCTCCGCTTTTGCCATGCGCATCTGGCTTGATCCGTTCAAATTGCGCAAGTTTCAGCTGACACCTGCGGATGTCACCTCAGCCATTGAAGCACAGAATACCCAGATTTCGGTTGGCTCGGTTGGCGGTCTTCCCGCTGTCGAGGGACAGCAGATCAACGTCACGATGACAGCCCAAAGCCAGCTGACCACGGTGTCGGACTTTGAGCGGATCATTCTGAAAGTCGATACCAGCGGTGCCAATGTCCGTTTGAGCGACGTGGCCCGTGTTGAAATCGGCCAAGAGAGCTATACATCCACCTCGCGGTCGAACCGTCAGGCGGCATCCGGCTTCGCGGTTAATCTTGCAACGGGAGCGAATGCTCTCGATACGGCGTCGCGTGTGAAGGCCAAGCTGGCGCAGATCGCTCCGGCATTGCCTCAGAACGTCAGCATCATCTATCCTTACGACACAACGCCTTTCGTATCACTTTCGATCGAAAAGGTCGTTCATACGCTGATTGAAGCCATCGTCCTCGTCTTCTTTGTCTTGTTGATCTTCCTACAGAACCTGCGGGCGACATTCATTCCGATGATCGCCGTGCCCGTCGTTTTGCTTGGTACGTTTGGCATTCTAGCGCTGACGGGATATTCGATCAACACACTGACCATGTTCGCCATGGTGCTTGCCATCGGCCTTCTCGTCGATGATGCCATCGTCGTGGTGGAAAATGTCGAACGCATCATGACCGAAGAGGGCCTGCCCCCCCTGGAGGCGACCCAGAAATCCATGGGTGAAATCACTGGCGCCATCGTCGGCATCGCCCTGGTGCTGACGGCCGTGTTCGTTCCCATGGCGTTTTTCGGTGGCTCGACCGGCATTATCTATCGTCAGTTTTCGGTCACCATCATTTCGGCGATGCTGCTTTCAGCAGTTGTCGCACTGGTCCTGACACCTGCGCTTTGCGCGACGATACTGAAACCGATAGACAAGAGTCATAGGAAGACGACCGGTCCAGCCGCGTGGTTCAATCGCAATTTCGACCGCACGACCAATGGCTATGTCTGGTCCATTGGTCATCTGCTGAGGCGCCCGCTCCGGCTTCTGTTGATATTCGCGGTACTGGTCGGCGGTTGCGCCTGGCTGTTCCTGCGCCTGCCCTCCTCCTTCCTTCCGCAGGAAGACCAGGGCGTGCTGATGACGATCGTCCAGCTTCCAAATGGCTCGACCTCGGCGCAGACCGGCGAAGTGATGAAAAAAGTTGAAGATTACCTGCTCGACAAGGAAAGCAGCGTTGTCGATTCGGTTTTCGCCGTCAATGGTTTCAGCTTCAACGGGAGCGGCCAGAACTATGGCCTGGTTTTCGCCAAGCTGAAGGATTTCGACCTGCGCAAGAAGCCGGATATGGCCGCAAGTGCCATCGTCCAGCGAGCGATGGGTTATTTCATGACCATTCGTGAAGCGCAGGTCTTTCCGATTCTGCCACCGGCCATTCAGGGCATGGGCAATTCCAGCGGTTTTTCCTTGTATCTCGTCGATAACGGGAACCACGGCTCGGAAGCACTGTCGATCGCTGCGAAACAACTGCTGGCTCAGGCCAATAGCAGCGGCGTTATCACCGCCATGCGTCCGAACGACCGCGATGAGGAAAGTCAGGTCAAGCTTATTCTCGACCAGGAAAAACTGAGCGCCATGGGCGTGACGATTTCCGACGCCAACTCAATGCTGACGACCATTTTCGCCGGCACCAATGTCAATGACTTCACGCTGAACAACAAGATCAAGAAGGTCTATGTCCAGGCCGATGCACCCTACCGCATGCAGGCCGAGGACATAAAATATTGGGATGCCCGCAATTCGAGCAATGAGATGGTCCCCTTCTCATCGTTCACGGACGCAAAATGGGTCAACGGGCTTCCTTCGATTTCGGCTTTCAACGCTGTCACCGCCTTCTCGCTCGACGGTTCTGCGGCACCCGGCGTGAGCTCTGGCGACGCAATGAATGAAGTAGAACGTCTGGTTTCCAAGATGGAAGGCGGCTACACCGTCGCTTGGCAGGGCATCTCCTATCAGGAAAGACTGTCAGGCTCGCAGGCGCCCTTGCTCTACGCCTTGTCGGTGTTGATCGTCTTCCTATGCCTGTCGGCACTCTACGAAAGCTGGTCGATCCCCTTCTCGGTGATCATGGCCGTGCCGATCGGTGTTCTTGGCGCCGTTGCGGCAGCAACTTTGATGGGGCAGGACAACGACGTCTACTTCAAGGTCGGGCTGCTCACCACAATCGGTCTGGCGGCAAAGAACGCCATTCTGATTGTCGAGTTCGCCAAGGAGAGGCAGGAACACGGATTGAGCCTGATGGATGCGACCCTGGAGGCGGCAAGACTCCGTCTTCGGCCGATCATCATGACATCACTCGCCTTCATTCTTGGTGTCGTTCCGCTGGCAATTGCCACTGGCGCGGGCTCTGCAGCGCAGAATGCAATCGGCATCGGCGTACTCGGTGGTATGCTTTCTGCAACACTGCTCGGAATTTTCTTTGTTCCATCCTTTTTTGTCATTGTCAGACGTGCTTCAAACCGTGCAAAAGCCAAAGAAGAGCTGTTACAAGCTGAGCAGAAACGATAG